The Providencia rettgeri genome includes a window with the following:
- a CDS encoding Membrane transporters of cations and cationic drugs, translating into MTTHVLCAVLFAAFCHASWNAIVKFGNDRFFGLVMISVFSGILTLPAIFWLGLPSPEAIHWLALSVLFHIGYTFFLSQAYTHGDLSQIYPISRGSAPLMTALLGALLFSELIPLMGLIGVLFIISGVVLIAFAGKKFTLNIKGKALAFAISTAFFTACYTLSDGYGARASEDPVVYTLWLFLLNGIVLAVPGFIKYRGTLIVGIQQYWRSGLLGGLMQLISYGIAIWAMSQAPIVMVAAIRETSVLFAMFLSIAFLKEKFNVMRVVACVVIVFGVLLAKLSH; encoded by the coding sequence ATGACAACTCACGTACTATGTGCCGTGCTTTTTGCTGCTTTTTGCCATGCAAGCTGGAACGCCATTGTTAAATTTGGCAATGACCGCTTTTTCGGTCTAGTCATGATTTCTGTTTTTTCTGGCATCTTAACGCTACCAGCAATATTCTGGTTAGGCCTACCATCACCAGAAGCTATCCATTGGCTAGCTTTATCGGTATTATTTCATATTGGCTATACCTTTTTTTTAAGTCAGGCTTATACACATGGCGATTTAAGCCAGATATACCCCATATCACGTGGGTCTGCACCATTAATGACTGCACTACTCGGCGCTTTGCTATTTAGTGAGCTAATTCCATTAATGGGCCTTATTGGTGTTTTATTTATCATTAGTGGCGTAGTGCTCATTGCCTTTGCAGGAAAAAAATTCACCTTAAATATCAAAGGAAAAGCACTGGCTTTTGCCATATCAACTGCCTTTTTTACTGCCTGTTATACCTTATCTGATGGCTATGGTGCTAGAGCAAGTGAAGACCCCGTAGTTTATACACTTTGGTTATTTCTATTGAATGGGATTGTGTTAGCTGTACCTGGCTTTATCAAATATCGTGGTACCCTAATTGTTGGAATTCAACAATACTGGCGCTCTGGGTTACTAGGTGGGTTAATGCAACTCATTAGCTATGGTATTGCTATATGGGCGATGAGCCAAGCCCCCATTGTCATGGTCGCTGCAATTAGAGAAACTAGTGTACTATTCGCTATGTTCCTATCCATTGCTTTTCTTAAAGAAAAATTCAACGTCATGCGAGTCGTTGCCTGTGTTGTTATTGTTTTTGGTGTTTTATTAGCAAAATTAAGTCATTAA
- the nhaA gene encoding Sodium/proton antiporter nhaA, translated as MTAIIRKFLRLEAAGGLLLIIAAIVALMMANSPLQGAYQQFLDIPVSIKISEFGLDKPLILWINDFLMAIFFLVVGLEVKRELLEGSLAGRDKAIFPAIAALGGMIAPALIYLLFNGGDAVTQQGWAIPAATDIAFALGVMALLGKRVPTELKVFLLALAIIDDLGVIVIIAFFYTSSVSLVALGLSALCIAILCMMNWRRVENTAAYLVIGLILWVCILKSGVHATLAGVIVGFLIPLHGTNQTKPSEELEHVLHPWVVYLILPIFAFANSGVQFQGVTLEGLLSPLPLGVAAGLIFGKPIGIFLFSWVSVKLGFAKLPESINLKQVFAVSVLCGIGFTMSIFITGLAFDGLDEVYSTYSRLGILLGSTLAAFLGYFMLRVVLPKQKD; from the coding sequence ATGACAGCAATTATTCGTAAATTTCTAAGGTTAGAAGCAGCAGGGGGCTTACTCCTGATTATTGCTGCCATAGTCGCTTTAATGATGGCTAATTCGCCATTACAAGGGGCTTATCAGCAATTTTTAGATATTCCTGTATCAATTAAAATATCAGAGTTTGGTTTAGATAAACCTCTGATATTATGGATTAATGACTTCTTAATGGCGATTTTCTTTTTGGTGGTCGGCCTTGAAGTAAAACGTGAATTATTAGAAGGATCTCTTGCCGGGCGTGATAAAGCGATATTTCCAGCAATTGCAGCATTAGGGGGAATGATTGCCCCTGCACTAATTTACCTGTTATTTAATGGGGGAGATGCAGTTACTCAGCAAGGTTGGGCGATACCTGCAGCGACAGATATTGCGTTTGCTTTGGGGGTGATGGCTCTATTAGGTAAGCGGGTTCCAACAGAACTTAAGGTATTCTTATTAGCATTGGCTATTATTGATGACCTTGGTGTTATCGTAATTATTGCTTTTTTCTACACAAGTTCTGTTTCTTTGGTTGCATTGGGGCTTTCAGCACTGTGCATCGCCATTCTCTGTATGATGAATTGGCGTAGAGTAGAGAATACAGCGGCTTACTTAGTTATTGGGTTAATATTATGGGTGTGTATTTTGAAATCTGGGGTTCATGCCACACTAGCAGGGGTCATTGTTGGCTTCTTGATTCCTTTACATGGTACTAACCAGACCAAGCCTTCAGAAGAATTGGAACACGTCTTACACCCATGGGTTGTTTACTTAATTCTACCTATTTTTGCGTTTGCTAATTCGGGTGTACAGTTTCAAGGTGTAACATTAGAAGGTTTATTAAGCCCACTGCCATTAGGTGTCGCTGCAGGGCTAATTTTTGGTAAGCCTATCGGAATTTTTCTATTTAGTTGGGTTTCGGTAAAACTTGGGTTTGCAAAGTTGCCTGAGTCGATTAACTTAAAACAGGTTTTTGCCGTTTCTGTATTGTGTGGGATCGGTTTTACTATGTCTATTTTTATAACCGGCCTCGCATTTGATGGGCTTGATGAGGTGTATAGTACCTATTCACGTCTAGGTATTTTGCTTGGTTCTACGTTAGCTGCATTTTTAGGTTACTTTATGTTAAGAGTCGTGTTACCGAAACAAAAAGACTAA